Proteins encoded together in one Arvicanthis niloticus isolate mArvNil1 chromosome 7, mArvNil1.pat.X, whole genome shotgun sequence window:
- the Bloc1s4 gene encoding biogenesis of lysosome-related organelles complex 1 subunit 4 has translation MEEGPAVGTLSREVSTEDAEPLGAAWSGDSGHVSQSQSSASGPWEDDGPEDAPGRDLPLLRRAALGYASSLLPATGPRPEVEALDASLEDLLAKVDEFVGMLDMIRGDSSHVVSEGVPRIHAKAAEMRRIYGRIDKLEAFVRMIGSSVARMEEQVTKAEAELGTFPRAFRRLLHTISVPSLFKSATTGPQRAVYEPPVLFRTEDHFPGCGDRPQL, from the coding sequence ATGGAGGAAGGACCTGCAGTCGGAACCCTGTCTCGAGAGGTCTCGACTGAGGACGCCGAGCCGTTGGGCGCTGCGTGGAGCGGGGACAGCGGCCACGTATCGCAGAGCCAGAGCAGCGCGTCCGGGCCGTGGGAAGATGACGGCCCCGAGGACGCGCCGGGCCGCGACCTGCCGCTGCTGCGCCGCGCCGCCTTGGGCTACGCCTCCAGCTTGCTCCCTGCCACGGGGCCGCGGCCCGAGGTGGAGGCTCTGGACGCCAGCCTGGAGGACCTGCTGGCCAAGGTGGACGAGTTCGTGGGCATGCTGGACATGATTCGCGGAGACTCGTCTCATGTGGTGAGCGAGGGCGTGCCTCGGATCCACGCCAAAGCCGCCGAGATGAGGCGCATCTACGGCAGGATCGACAAGCTAGAGGCCTTCGTGAGGATGATCGGCAGCAGCGTGGCCAGGATGGAAGAGCAGGTCACCAAGGCCGAAGCCGAGCTGGGGACCTTTCCCCGAGCCTTCCGGAGGCTGCTGCATACCATCAGCGTTCCCTCTCTCTTCAAGTCGGCGACCACCGGGCCCCAGCGCGCGGTGTACGAGCCGCCAGTCCTGTTTCGGACAGAGGACCACTTCCCGGGCTGCGGTGACAGACCGCAACTCTGA